In the genome of Drosophila yakuba strain Tai18E2 chromosome 3R, Prin_Dyak_Tai18E2_2.1, whole genome shotgun sequence, one region contains:
- the LOC6538423 gene encoding protein groucho isoform X3: MYPSPVRHPAAGGPPPQGPIKFTIADTLERIKEEFNFLQAQYHSIKLECEKLSNEKTEMQRHYVMYYEMSYGLNVEMHKQTEIAKRLNTLINQLLPFLQADHQQQVLQAVERAKQVTMQELNLIIGIHAQQVPGGPPQPMGALNPFGALGATMGLPHGPGLLNKPPEHHRPDIKPTGLEGPAAAEERLRNSVSPADREKYRTRSPLDIENDSKRRKDEKLQEDEGEKSDQDLVVDVANEMESHSPRPNGEHVSMEVRDRESLNGERLEKPSSSGIKQERPPSRSGSSSSRSTPSLKTKDMEKPGTPGAKARTPTPNAAAPAPGVNPKQMMPQGPPPAGYPGAPYQRPADPYQRPPSDPAYGRPPPMPYDPHAHVRTNGIPHPSALTGGKPAYSFHMNGEGSLQPVPFPPDALVGVGIPRHARQINTLSHGEVVCAVTISNPTKYVYTGGKGCVKVWDISQPGNKNPVSQLDCLQRDNYIRSVKLLPDGRTLIVGGEASNLSIWDLASPTPRIKAELTSAAPACYALAISPDSKVCFSCCSDGNIAVWDLHNEILVRQFQGHTDGASCIDISPDGSRLWTGGLDNTVRSWDLREGRQLQQHDFSSQIFSLGYCPTGDWLAVGMENSHVEVLHASKPDKYQLHLHESCVLSLRFAACGKWFVSTGKDNLLNAWRTPYGASIFQSKETSSVLSCDISTDDKYIVTGSGDKKATVYEVIY, from the exons ATGTATCCCTCACCGGTGCGCCACCCCGCCGCCGGG GGACCACCACCTCAGGGTCCAATCAAGTTCACCATCGCCGACACACTGGAGCGCATCAAGGAGGAGTTCAACTTCCTGCAGGCGCAGTACCACAG CATCAAATTGGAGTGCGAGAAGCTGTCGAACGAGAAGACGGAGATGCAGCGCCATTATGTTATG TACTACGAGATGTCCTATGGCCTTAACGTGGAGATGCACAAGCAGACGGAGATCGCCAAGCGGCTGAACACACTGATCAACCAGCTACTTCCATTCCTTCAGGCCGACCACCAGCAGCAAGTGCTGCAGGCGGTGGAGCGGGCGAAGCAGGTGACCATGCAGGAGCTCAACCTGATCATTGGG ATCCACGCCCAGCAGGTGCCAGGCGGACCACCTCAGCCGATGGGCGCACTGAATCCATTTGGCGCCCTGGGCGCCACCATGGGCCTGCCACACGGACCAGGTCTGCTGAACAAACCGCCCGAACACCACAGGCCGGACATCAAGCCCACGGGTCTGGAGGGGCCAGCAGCCGCCGAGGAGCGATTG CGCAATTCGGTTTCGCCCGCCGATCGTGAGAAGTATCGCACACGCTCGCCACTGGACATCGAGAACGACTCGAAGCGTCGAAAAGATGAGAAACTGCAA GAGGATGAAGGCGAGAAAAGCGATCAAGATTTAGTCGTAGAtgttgcaaatgaaatg GAATCCCACTCACCGCGTCCCAACGGCGAGCACGTGTCAATGGAGGTGCGCGATCGGGAAAGCTTGAATGGCGAGCGCCTGGAAAAGCCAAGCAGTAGTGGCATCAAGCAGGAACGGCCGCCCTCACGCTCCGGCTCCAGTTCTTCACGTTCCACACCCAGCCTCAAGACAAAAGAT ATGGAAAAGCCGGGTACACCGGGCGCCAAGGCACGCACACCGACACCGAACGCCGCTGCTCCGGCGCCAGGCGTTAATCCTAAACAAATGATGCCGCAGGGACCACCGCCAGCCGGATATCCGGGTGCACCGTATCAGAGGCCGGCCGATCCCTACCAGCGTCCACCGTCAGATCCAGCCTATGGACGACCGCCACCAATGCCGTACGATCCGCACGCCCATGTGCGAACCAATGGCATTCCACATCCCTCGGCCCTAACGGGTGGAAAGCC TGCATACTCTTTCCATATGAACGGCGAGGGTAGTCTACAACCGGTGCCGTTCCCGCCGGATGCGCTGGTGGGCGTTGGAATTCCGCGGCACGCCCGTCAGATCAACACGCTGTCGCATGGAGAGGTAGTCTGTGCGGTAACCATCTCCAATCCCACAAAGTACGTGTACACGGGCGGCAAGGGCTGCGTCAAGGTATGGGACATCTCGCAACCGGGCAACAAGAATCCAGTCAGCCAGCTGGATTGTCTGCAGCGCGACAACTACATCCGCTCGGTGAAGCTGCTGCCCGACGGCCGTACGCTGATCGTGGGCGGTGAGGCGTCTAACCTGTCCATCTGGGACCTGGCCAGTCCGACGCCTCGCATAAAGGCGGAACTAACATCGGCGGCGCCCGCCTGCTACGCTCTGGCCATTAGCCCTGACTCGAAGGTGTGCTTCTCGTGCTGCAGCGATGGCAACATCGCCGTGTGGGACCTGCACAACGAGATCCTGGTGCGCCAGTTCCAAGGCCATACCGACGGCGCCTCATGCATCGACATCAGTCCGGATGGCTCCAGGCTGTGGACGGGCGGCTTGGACAACACGGTGCGCTCCTGGGATCTGCGCGAGGGTCGCCAGCTGCAACAGCACGACTTTAGCTCTCAAATATTCTCGCTCGGCTACTGTCCCACAG GCGACTGGCTGGCTGTGGGAATGGAGAACTCGCATGTGGAGGTGCTGCACGCATCGAAACCGGACAAGTATCAACTGCATCTGCACGAGAGCTGCGTTCTGTCGCTGCGCTTTGCCGCCTGCGGCAAATGGTTCGTTTCCACCGGCAAAGACAACCTGCTTAACGCATGGCGAACACCCTACGGTGCCAGCATATTCCAG TCGAAGGAAACATCATCCGTACTTAGCTGCGACATATCAACTGACGACAAATACATTGTGACGGGTTCGGGCGATAAGAAGGCTACTGTCTACGaagttatttattaa
- the LOC6538423 gene encoding protein groucho isoform X2, with protein MYPSPVRHPAAGGPPPQGPIKFTIADTLERIKEEFNFLQAQYHSIKLECEKLSNEKTEMQRHYVMYYEMSYGLNVEMHKQTEIAKRLNTLINQLLPFLQADHQQQVLQAVERAKQVTMQELNLIIGQQIHAQQVPGGPPQPMGALNPFGALGATMGLPHGPGLLNKPPEHHRPDIKPTGLEGPAAAEERLRNSVSPADREKYRTRSPLDIENDSKRRKDEKLQEDEGEKSDQDLVVDVANEMESHSPRPNGEHVSMEVRDRESLNGERLEKPSSSGIKQERPPSRSGSSSSRSTPSLKTKDMEKPGTPGAKARTPTPNAAAPAPGVNPKQMMPQGPPPAGYPGAPYQRPADPYQRPPSDPAYGRPPPMPYDPHAHVRTNGIPHPSALTGGKPAYSFHMNGEGSLQPVPFPPDALVGVGIPRHARQINTLSHGEVVCAVTISNPTKYVYTGGKGCVKVWDISQPGNKNPVSQLDCLQRDNYIRSVKLLPDGRTLIVGGEASNLSIWDLASPTPRIKAELTSAAPACYALAISPDSKVCFSCCSDGNIAVWDLHNEILVRQFQGHTDGASCIDISPDGSRLWTGGLDNTVRSWDLREGRQLQQHDFSSQIFSLGYCPTGDWLAVGMENSHVEVLHASKPDKYQLHLHESCVLSLRFAACGKWFVSTGKDNLLNAWRTPYGASIFQSKETSSVLSCDISTDDKYIVTGSGDKKATVYEVIY; from the exons ATGTATCCCTCACCGGTGCGCCACCCCGCCGCCGGG GGACCACCACCTCAGGGTCCAATCAAGTTCACCATCGCCGACACACTGGAGCGCATCAAGGAGGAGTTCAACTTCCTGCAGGCGCAGTACCACAG CATCAAATTGGAGTGCGAGAAGCTGTCGAACGAGAAGACGGAGATGCAGCGCCATTATGTTATG TACTACGAGATGTCCTATGGCCTTAACGTGGAGATGCACAAGCAGACGGAGATCGCCAAGCGGCTGAACACACTGATCAACCAGCTACTTCCATTCCTTCAGGCCGACCACCAGCAGCAAGTGCTGCAGGCGGTGGAGCGGGCGAAGCAGGTGACCATGCAGGAGCTCAACCTGATCATTGGG CAACAGATCCACGCCCAGCAGGTGCCAGGCGGACCACCTCAGCCGATGGGCGCACTGAATCCATTTGGCGCCCTGGGCGCCACCATGGGCCTGCCACACGGACCAGGTCTGCTGAACAAACCGCCCGAACACCACAGGCCGGACATCAAGCCCACGGGTCTGGAGGGGCCAGCAGCCGCCGAGGAGCGATTG CGCAATTCGGTTTCGCCCGCCGATCGTGAGAAGTATCGCACACGCTCGCCACTGGACATCGAGAACGACTCGAAGCGTCGAAAAGATGAGAAACTGCAA GAGGATGAAGGCGAGAAAAGCGATCAAGATTTAGTCGTAGAtgttgcaaatgaaatg GAATCCCACTCACCGCGTCCCAACGGCGAGCACGTGTCAATGGAGGTGCGCGATCGGGAAAGCTTGAATGGCGAGCGCCTGGAAAAGCCAAGCAGTAGTGGCATCAAGCAGGAACGGCCGCCCTCACGCTCCGGCTCCAGTTCTTCACGTTCCACACCCAGCCTCAAGACAAAAGAT ATGGAAAAGCCGGGTACACCGGGCGCCAAGGCACGCACACCGACACCGAACGCCGCTGCTCCGGCGCCAGGCGTTAATCCTAAACAAATGATGCCGCAGGGACCACCGCCAGCCGGATATCCGGGTGCACCGTATCAGAGGCCGGCCGATCCCTACCAGCGTCCACCGTCAGATCCAGCCTATGGACGACCGCCACCAATGCCGTACGATCCGCACGCCCATGTGCGAACCAATGGCATTCCACATCCCTCGGCCCTAACGGGTGGAAAGCC TGCATACTCTTTCCATATGAACGGCGAGGGTAGTCTACAACCGGTGCCGTTCCCGCCGGATGCGCTGGTGGGCGTTGGAATTCCGCGGCACGCCCGTCAGATCAACACGCTGTCGCATGGAGAGGTAGTCTGTGCGGTAACCATCTCCAATCCCACAAAGTACGTGTACACGGGCGGCAAGGGCTGCGTCAAGGTATGGGACATCTCGCAACCGGGCAACAAGAATCCAGTCAGCCAGCTGGATTGTCTGCAGCGCGACAACTACATCCGCTCGGTGAAGCTGCTGCCCGACGGCCGTACGCTGATCGTGGGCGGTGAGGCGTCTAACCTGTCCATCTGGGACCTGGCCAGTCCGACGCCTCGCATAAAGGCGGAACTAACATCGGCGGCGCCCGCCTGCTACGCTCTGGCCATTAGCCCTGACTCGAAGGTGTGCTTCTCGTGCTGCAGCGATGGCAACATCGCCGTGTGGGACCTGCACAACGAGATCCTGGTGCGCCAGTTCCAAGGCCATACCGACGGCGCCTCATGCATCGACATCAGTCCGGATGGCTCCAGGCTGTGGACGGGCGGCTTGGACAACACGGTGCGCTCCTGGGATCTGCGCGAGGGTCGCCAGCTGCAACAGCACGACTTTAGCTCTCAAATATTCTCGCTCGGCTACTGTCCCACAG GCGACTGGCTGGCTGTGGGAATGGAGAACTCGCATGTGGAGGTGCTGCACGCATCGAAACCGGACAAGTATCAACTGCATCTGCACGAGAGCTGCGTTCTGTCGCTGCGCTTTGCCGCCTGCGGCAAATGGTTCGTTTCCACCGGCAAAGACAACCTGCTTAACGCATGGCGAACACCCTACGGTGCCAGCATATTCCAG TCGAAGGAAACATCATCCGTACTTAGCTGCGACATATCAACTGACGACAAATACATTGTGACGGGTTCGGGCGATAAGAAGGCTACTGTCTACGaagttatttattaa
- the LOC6538423 gene encoding protein groucho isoform X4, whose product MYPSPVRHPAAGGPPPQGPIKFTIADTLERIKEEFNFLQAQYHSIKLECEKLSNEKTEMQRHYVMYYEMSYGLNVEMHKQTEIAKRLNTLINQLLPFLQADHQQQVLQAVERAKQVTMQELNLIIGHQQQHGIQQLLQQIHAQQVPGGPPQPMGALNPFGALGATMGLPHGPGLLNKPPEHHRPDIKPTGLEGPAAAEERLRNSVSPADREKYRTRSPLDIENDSKRRKDEKLQESHSPRPNGEHVSMEVRDRESLNGERLEKPSSSGIKQERPPSRSGSSSSRSTPSLKTKDMEKPGTPGAKARTPTPNAAAPAPGVNPKQMMPQGPPPAGYPGAPYQRPADPYQRPPSDPAYGRPPPMPYDPHAHVRTNGIPHPSALTGGKPAYSFHMNGEGSLQPVPFPPDALVGVGIPRHARQINTLSHGEVVCAVTISNPTKYVYTGGKGCVKVWDISQPGNKNPVSQLDCLQRDNYIRSVKLLPDGRTLIVGGEASNLSIWDLASPTPRIKAELTSAAPACYALAISPDSKVCFSCCSDGNIAVWDLHNEILVRQFQGHTDGASCIDISPDGSRLWTGGLDNTVRSWDLREGRQLQQHDFSSQIFSLGYCPTGDWLAVGMENSHVEVLHASKPDKYQLHLHESCVLSLRFAACGKWFVSTGKDNLLNAWRTPYGASIFQSKETSSVLSCDISTDDKYIVTGSGDKKATVYEVIY is encoded by the exons ATGTATCCCTCACCGGTGCGCCACCCCGCCGCCGGG GGACCACCACCTCAGGGTCCAATCAAGTTCACCATCGCCGACACACTGGAGCGCATCAAGGAGGAGTTCAACTTCCTGCAGGCGCAGTACCACAG CATCAAATTGGAGTGCGAGAAGCTGTCGAACGAGAAGACGGAGATGCAGCGCCATTATGTTATG TACTACGAGATGTCCTATGGCCTTAACGTGGAGATGCACAAGCAGACGGAGATCGCCAAGCGGCTGAACACACTGATCAACCAGCTACTTCCATTCCTTCAGGCCGACCACCAGCAGCAAGTGCTGCAGGCGGTGGAGCGGGCGAAGCAGGTGACCATGCAGGAGCTCAACCTGATCATTGGG catcagcagcaacatggaATTCAGCAACTTTTA CAACAGATCCACGCCCAGCAGGTGCCAGGCGGACCACCTCAGCCGATGGGCGCACTGAATCCATTTGGCGCCCTGGGCGCCACCATGGGCCTGCCACACGGACCAGGTCTGCTGAACAAACCGCCCGAACACCACAGGCCGGACATCAAGCCCACGGGTCTGGAGGGGCCAGCAGCCGCCGAGGAGCGATTG CGCAATTCGGTTTCGCCCGCCGATCGTGAGAAGTATCGCACACGCTCGCCACTGGACATCGAGAACGACTCGAAGCGTCGAAAAGATGAGAAACTGCAA GAATCCCACTCACCGCGTCCCAACGGCGAGCACGTGTCAATGGAGGTGCGCGATCGGGAAAGCTTGAATGGCGAGCGCCTGGAAAAGCCAAGCAGTAGTGGCATCAAGCAGGAACGGCCGCCCTCACGCTCCGGCTCCAGTTCTTCACGTTCCACACCCAGCCTCAAGACAAAAGAT ATGGAAAAGCCGGGTACACCGGGCGCCAAGGCACGCACACCGACACCGAACGCCGCTGCTCCGGCGCCAGGCGTTAATCCTAAACAAATGATGCCGCAGGGACCACCGCCAGCCGGATATCCGGGTGCACCGTATCAGAGGCCGGCCGATCCCTACCAGCGTCCACCGTCAGATCCAGCCTATGGACGACCGCCACCAATGCCGTACGATCCGCACGCCCATGTGCGAACCAATGGCATTCCACATCCCTCGGCCCTAACGGGTGGAAAGCC TGCATACTCTTTCCATATGAACGGCGAGGGTAGTCTACAACCGGTGCCGTTCCCGCCGGATGCGCTGGTGGGCGTTGGAATTCCGCGGCACGCCCGTCAGATCAACACGCTGTCGCATGGAGAGGTAGTCTGTGCGGTAACCATCTCCAATCCCACAAAGTACGTGTACACGGGCGGCAAGGGCTGCGTCAAGGTATGGGACATCTCGCAACCGGGCAACAAGAATCCAGTCAGCCAGCTGGATTGTCTGCAGCGCGACAACTACATCCGCTCGGTGAAGCTGCTGCCCGACGGCCGTACGCTGATCGTGGGCGGTGAGGCGTCTAACCTGTCCATCTGGGACCTGGCCAGTCCGACGCCTCGCATAAAGGCGGAACTAACATCGGCGGCGCCCGCCTGCTACGCTCTGGCCATTAGCCCTGACTCGAAGGTGTGCTTCTCGTGCTGCAGCGATGGCAACATCGCCGTGTGGGACCTGCACAACGAGATCCTGGTGCGCCAGTTCCAAGGCCATACCGACGGCGCCTCATGCATCGACATCAGTCCGGATGGCTCCAGGCTGTGGACGGGCGGCTTGGACAACACGGTGCGCTCCTGGGATCTGCGCGAGGGTCGCCAGCTGCAACAGCACGACTTTAGCTCTCAAATATTCTCGCTCGGCTACTGTCCCACAG GCGACTGGCTGGCTGTGGGAATGGAGAACTCGCATGTGGAGGTGCTGCACGCATCGAAACCGGACAAGTATCAACTGCATCTGCACGAGAGCTGCGTTCTGTCGCTGCGCTTTGCCGCCTGCGGCAAATGGTTCGTTTCCACCGGCAAAGACAACCTGCTTAACGCATGGCGAACACCCTACGGTGCCAGCATATTCCAG TCGAAGGAAACATCATCCGTACTTAGCTGCGACATATCAACTGACGACAAATACATTGTGACGGGTTCGGGCGATAAGAAGGCTACTGTCTACGaagttatttattaa
- the LOC6538423 gene encoding protein groucho isoform X1: MYPSPVRHPAAGGPPPQGPIKFTIADTLERIKEEFNFLQAQYHSIKLECEKLSNEKTEMQRHYVMYYEMSYGLNVEMHKQTEIAKRLNTLINQLLPFLQADHQQQVLQAVERAKQVTMQELNLIIGHQQQHGIQQLLQQIHAQQVPGGPPQPMGALNPFGALGATMGLPHGPGLLNKPPEHHRPDIKPTGLEGPAAAEERLRNSVSPADREKYRTRSPLDIENDSKRRKDEKLQEDEGEKSDQDLVVDVANEMESHSPRPNGEHVSMEVRDRESLNGERLEKPSSSGIKQERPPSRSGSSSSRSTPSLKTKDMEKPGTPGAKARTPTPNAAAPAPGVNPKQMMPQGPPPAGYPGAPYQRPADPYQRPPSDPAYGRPPPMPYDPHAHVRTNGIPHPSALTGGKPAYSFHMNGEGSLQPVPFPPDALVGVGIPRHARQINTLSHGEVVCAVTISNPTKYVYTGGKGCVKVWDISQPGNKNPVSQLDCLQRDNYIRSVKLLPDGRTLIVGGEASNLSIWDLASPTPRIKAELTSAAPACYALAISPDSKVCFSCCSDGNIAVWDLHNEILVRQFQGHTDGASCIDISPDGSRLWTGGLDNTVRSWDLREGRQLQQHDFSSQIFSLGYCPTGDWLAVGMENSHVEVLHASKPDKYQLHLHESCVLSLRFAACGKWFVSTGKDNLLNAWRTPYGASIFQSKETSSVLSCDISTDDKYIVTGSGDKKATVYEVIY, encoded by the exons ATGTATCCCTCACCGGTGCGCCACCCCGCCGCCGGG GGACCACCACCTCAGGGTCCAATCAAGTTCACCATCGCCGACACACTGGAGCGCATCAAGGAGGAGTTCAACTTCCTGCAGGCGCAGTACCACAG CATCAAATTGGAGTGCGAGAAGCTGTCGAACGAGAAGACGGAGATGCAGCGCCATTATGTTATG TACTACGAGATGTCCTATGGCCTTAACGTGGAGATGCACAAGCAGACGGAGATCGCCAAGCGGCTGAACACACTGATCAACCAGCTACTTCCATTCCTTCAGGCCGACCACCAGCAGCAAGTGCTGCAGGCGGTGGAGCGGGCGAAGCAGGTGACCATGCAGGAGCTCAACCTGATCATTGGG catcagcagcaacatggaATTCAGCAACTTTTA CAACAGATCCACGCCCAGCAGGTGCCAGGCGGACCACCTCAGCCGATGGGCGCACTGAATCCATTTGGCGCCCTGGGCGCCACCATGGGCCTGCCACACGGACCAGGTCTGCTGAACAAACCGCCCGAACACCACAGGCCGGACATCAAGCCCACGGGTCTGGAGGGGCCAGCAGCCGCCGAGGAGCGATTG CGCAATTCGGTTTCGCCCGCCGATCGTGAGAAGTATCGCACACGCTCGCCACTGGACATCGAGAACGACTCGAAGCGTCGAAAAGATGAGAAACTGCAA GAGGATGAAGGCGAGAAAAGCGATCAAGATTTAGTCGTAGAtgttgcaaatgaaatg GAATCCCACTCACCGCGTCCCAACGGCGAGCACGTGTCAATGGAGGTGCGCGATCGGGAAAGCTTGAATGGCGAGCGCCTGGAAAAGCCAAGCAGTAGTGGCATCAAGCAGGAACGGCCGCCCTCACGCTCCGGCTCCAGTTCTTCACGTTCCACACCCAGCCTCAAGACAAAAGAT ATGGAAAAGCCGGGTACACCGGGCGCCAAGGCACGCACACCGACACCGAACGCCGCTGCTCCGGCGCCAGGCGTTAATCCTAAACAAATGATGCCGCAGGGACCACCGCCAGCCGGATATCCGGGTGCACCGTATCAGAGGCCGGCCGATCCCTACCAGCGTCCACCGTCAGATCCAGCCTATGGACGACCGCCACCAATGCCGTACGATCCGCACGCCCATGTGCGAACCAATGGCATTCCACATCCCTCGGCCCTAACGGGTGGAAAGCC TGCATACTCTTTCCATATGAACGGCGAGGGTAGTCTACAACCGGTGCCGTTCCCGCCGGATGCGCTGGTGGGCGTTGGAATTCCGCGGCACGCCCGTCAGATCAACACGCTGTCGCATGGAGAGGTAGTCTGTGCGGTAACCATCTCCAATCCCACAAAGTACGTGTACACGGGCGGCAAGGGCTGCGTCAAGGTATGGGACATCTCGCAACCGGGCAACAAGAATCCAGTCAGCCAGCTGGATTGTCTGCAGCGCGACAACTACATCCGCTCGGTGAAGCTGCTGCCCGACGGCCGTACGCTGATCGTGGGCGGTGAGGCGTCTAACCTGTCCATCTGGGACCTGGCCAGTCCGACGCCTCGCATAAAGGCGGAACTAACATCGGCGGCGCCCGCCTGCTACGCTCTGGCCATTAGCCCTGACTCGAAGGTGTGCTTCTCGTGCTGCAGCGATGGCAACATCGCCGTGTGGGACCTGCACAACGAGATCCTGGTGCGCCAGTTCCAAGGCCATACCGACGGCGCCTCATGCATCGACATCAGTCCGGATGGCTCCAGGCTGTGGACGGGCGGCTTGGACAACACGGTGCGCTCCTGGGATCTGCGCGAGGGTCGCCAGCTGCAACAGCACGACTTTAGCTCTCAAATATTCTCGCTCGGCTACTGTCCCACAG GCGACTGGCTGGCTGTGGGAATGGAGAACTCGCATGTGGAGGTGCTGCACGCATCGAAACCGGACAAGTATCAACTGCATCTGCACGAGAGCTGCGTTCTGTCGCTGCGCTTTGCCGCCTGCGGCAAATGGTTCGTTTCCACCGGCAAAGACAACCTGCTTAACGCATGGCGAACACCCTACGGTGCCAGCATATTCCAG TCGAAGGAAACATCATCCGTACTTAGCTGCGACATATCAACTGACGACAAATACATTGTGACGGGTTCGGGCGATAAGAAGGCTACTGTCTACGaagttatttattaa
- the LOC6538423 gene encoding protein groucho isoform X5 — protein sequence MYPSPVRHPAAGGPPPQGPIKFTIADTLERIKEEFNFLQAQYHSIKLECEKLSNEKTEMQRHYVMYYEMSYGLNVEMHKQTEIAKRLNTLINQLLPFLQADHQQQVLQAVERAKQVTMQELNLIIGIHAQQVPGGPPQPMGALNPFGALGATMGLPHGPGLLNKPPEHHRPDIKPTGLEGPAAAEERLRNSVSPADREKYRTRSPLDIENDSKRRKDEKLQESHSPRPNGEHVSMEVRDRESLNGERLEKPSSSGIKQERPPSRSGSSSSRSTPSLKTKDMEKPGTPGAKARTPTPNAAAPAPGVNPKQMMPQGPPPAGYPGAPYQRPADPYQRPPSDPAYGRPPPMPYDPHAHVRTNGIPHPSALTGGKPAYSFHMNGEGSLQPVPFPPDALVGVGIPRHARQINTLSHGEVVCAVTISNPTKYVYTGGKGCVKVWDISQPGNKNPVSQLDCLQRDNYIRSVKLLPDGRTLIVGGEASNLSIWDLASPTPRIKAELTSAAPACYALAISPDSKVCFSCCSDGNIAVWDLHNEILVRQFQGHTDGASCIDISPDGSRLWTGGLDNTVRSWDLREGRQLQQHDFSSQIFSLGYCPTGDWLAVGMENSHVEVLHASKPDKYQLHLHESCVLSLRFAACGKWFVSTGKDNLLNAWRTPYGASIFQSKETSSVLSCDISTDDKYIVTGSGDKKATVYEVIY from the exons ATGTATCCCTCACCGGTGCGCCACCCCGCCGCCGGG GGACCACCACCTCAGGGTCCAATCAAGTTCACCATCGCCGACACACTGGAGCGCATCAAGGAGGAGTTCAACTTCCTGCAGGCGCAGTACCACAG CATCAAATTGGAGTGCGAGAAGCTGTCGAACGAGAAGACGGAGATGCAGCGCCATTATGTTATG TACTACGAGATGTCCTATGGCCTTAACGTGGAGATGCACAAGCAGACGGAGATCGCCAAGCGGCTGAACACACTGATCAACCAGCTACTTCCATTCCTTCAGGCCGACCACCAGCAGCAAGTGCTGCAGGCGGTGGAGCGGGCGAAGCAGGTGACCATGCAGGAGCTCAACCTGATCATTGGG ATCCACGCCCAGCAGGTGCCAGGCGGACCACCTCAGCCGATGGGCGCACTGAATCCATTTGGCGCCCTGGGCGCCACCATGGGCCTGCCACACGGACCAGGTCTGCTGAACAAACCGCCCGAACACCACAGGCCGGACATCAAGCCCACGGGTCTGGAGGGGCCAGCAGCCGCCGAGGAGCGATTG CGCAATTCGGTTTCGCCCGCCGATCGTGAGAAGTATCGCACACGCTCGCCACTGGACATCGAGAACGACTCGAAGCGTCGAAAAGATGAGAAACTGCAA GAATCCCACTCACCGCGTCCCAACGGCGAGCACGTGTCAATGGAGGTGCGCGATCGGGAAAGCTTGAATGGCGAGCGCCTGGAAAAGCCAAGCAGTAGTGGCATCAAGCAGGAACGGCCGCCCTCACGCTCCGGCTCCAGTTCTTCACGTTCCACACCCAGCCTCAAGACAAAAGAT ATGGAAAAGCCGGGTACACCGGGCGCCAAGGCACGCACACCGACACCGAACGCCGCTGCTCCGGCGCCAGGCGTTAATCCTAAACAAATGATGCCGCAGGGACCACCGCCAGCCGGATATCCGGGTGCACCGTATCAGAGGCCGGCCGATCCCTACCAGCGTCCACCGTCAGATCCAGCCTATGGACGACCGCCACCAATGCCGTACGATCCGCACGCCCATGTGCGAACCAATGGCATTCCACATCCCTCGGCCCTAACGGGTGGAAAGCC TGCATACTCTTTCCATATGAACGGCGAGGGTAGTCTACAACCGGTGCCGTTCCCGCCGGATGCGCTGGTGGGCGTTGGAATTCCGCGGCACGCCCGTCAGATCAACACGCTGTCGCATGGAGAGGTAGTCTGTGCGGTAACCATCTCCAATCCCACAAAGTACGTGTACACGGGCGGCAAGGGCTGCGTCAAGGTATGGGACATCTCGCAACCGGGCAACAAGAATCCAGTCAGCCAGCTGGATTGTCTGCAGCGCGACAACTACATCCGCTCGGTGAAGCTGCTGCCCGACGGCCGTACGCTGATCGTGGGCGGTGAGGCGTCTAACCTGTCCATCTGGGACCTGGCCAGTCCGACGCCTCGCATAAAGGCGGAACTAACATCGGCGGCGCCCGCCTGCTACGCTCTGGCCATTAGCCCTGACTCGAAGGTGTGCTTCTCGTGCTGCAGCGATGGCAACATCGCCGTGTGGGACCTGCACAACGAGATCCTGGTGCGCCAGTTCCAAGGCCATACCGACGGCGCCTCATGCATCGACATCAGTCCGGATGGCTCCAGGCTGTGGACGGGCGGCTTGGACAACACGGTGCGCTCCTGGGATCTGCGCGAGGGTCGCCAGCTGCAACAGCACGACTTTAGCTCTCAAATATTCTCGCTCGGCTACTGTCCCACAG GCGACTGGCTGGCTGTGGGAATGGAGAACTCGCATGTGGAGGTGCTGCACGCATCGAAACCGGACAAGTATCAACTGCATCTGCACGAGAGCTGCGTTCTGTCGCTGCGCTTTGCCGCCTGCGGCAAATGGTTCGTTTCCACCGGCAAAGACAACCTGCTTAACGCATGGCGAACACCCTACGGTGCCAGCATATTCCAG TCGAAGGAAACATCATCCGTACTTAGCTGCGACATATCAACTGACGACAAATACATTGTGACGGGTTCGGGCGATAAGAAGGCTACTGTCTACGaagttatttattaa